TGCATCCTTTACATCGCTTTTGCGGCCGGGCAGCTGTTTGATTAAAAAGGGATTCACCAGCATCAGATCAAAGCCCATTTCAGAGAGAATATTCCAGACCGGGATCCAGTAAATACTGGTACTCTCCATCGCTACTCGGAGAACACCCGCAGCCTTCAAGTAGGCTCCCAACTGTCGAATGCCCGTACTGAAGGTTTCGAAAACCTCCACATCCGAATAATGCTTCCCATTAAATACCGCACAAAAAATACTATCTTTATGCACGTCAAGTCCTGCTGTTTTCATATAACTTTTTTTTTCAACATAAAGATAAGCAGCGGGACTTGCTTTGATTGCGATAGCTCTCGCCAATTTTTATCCGCTTGTGTGTAATCGGAAAATTAAATGTAAATTTGACGCGGTAAAATAGATTTATTCTTATAAATAGCGTAAACGAATGAAATATTGTGCAATCGCCTCCGGAAGTAATGGGAACTGTTATTATGTCGCTAAAGATGATTCTGCTATCCTGATAGATGCTGGAATCAACAGCAAGCATATGCACCTGCGGATGTACAACCTGGGTATTTTACCGACTCAGATCAAAGCAATTTTCATTACCCATGAACATTCTGATCATATTAGGGGCCTATCTGTATTTGCCAAAAAATATAATTTACCGGTTTATATTACCAAGGGGAGTTACGATGGTACCCGTTTGCATCTTCCATCCCATTTGGTCCATATCATTTCTCCTAATCAGGTTGTTGAAATTGGAGGGCTTAAGGTGTATGGTATTCCCAAATATCACGATGCCAAAGAACCCTGCAGCTTTCTTGTCTCAGATGGAACATACAATATCGGTGTCCTGACAGATATTGGACGACCTTGCGAAAGTGTGCAGCATGTTATTCAACATTCGGATGTTTTGCTCCTGGAATCAAATTATGACGAGGAGATGTTGCGTACAGGACGCTATTCGTATTTCCTGAAAAATCGGATCAGCAGTGGTTGGGGACACTTGTCAAATCGTGTTGCCGTCGAGCTGTTTAACGCCTATAAAACCGACCGTCTTAAACATCTTATCCTCACTCACCTCTCCGGAGAAAATAATACAGTCGATCTGGTACAGCAAACTTTCGAACCACATTGCGAACGTATCCAGCTGCATGTCGCGACACGTTACCAGGAAACAGAATTATTCGACCTGAAACTTGTGCTGGAAAACCATGTGGCATCTTTTTCAATCCTTTCCGCACTCTCTTCCTAACTAACAACGCTCTTTTTGTTCGCTGTATTTCTTCAGTTAAAGCGTAAGAATACTGTAAAATGAAAAAATTAGTTGTTTTAAAAAGATTTCCTGTTATATTTGCTTTGTTTTTAATCAGTCTAAATAATATCTTTTATACTTATTTGGACAACAAGAAACAAAAAACACCATGTAATAGACGGCAATCTATCACATGGCGTTAATCTACATACAGCGGCAACTGCATGTAGATGACTGAAACAGCACGCTGTGTCAGTTACTCCCGATATACGATATGGAAGAACTTGCAAGATAACGAATTTTATTATTTTATTCGTTGTTAAGCATATGCAAAACCTGCAAATTCTCCCATAATAAGTTGAAGAAAACTAAACATCAATCAACATATTATGAAAATTTTAATTTCATTTTTCACATTCCTTACGGTATTACTGTGTAGTCATACTAGTCATGCCCATGCCCTTTGGATTGAATCATCTTCTTATGGAACGTTAAACCAATCCCATGAAGTCAAGGTAGATTACGGCGAGTTTGCAACGAATGAAAGAGATCAGGTCGACAAATGGTACTCCGACGTGAAGGACTTCTCATTAATGTTGCATGCCCCGGGACAGGAACCCGTCAAGCTTCAATTGACGAATCAAGGCGATCACTTTAGCGGTTCATTCCAACCTACAGCAGCCGGAACCTATTTCCTATCCATTGTTAAAGCACCTAAAGATCTAGGCGGTAAAACGAAATATGAATTTTCTTCCTTAGTGCCTGTTATCGTAGGAAAGTCTGCAACACTCGATTATAAAAATGTAAAAAGCCCATTGCAAATTGAGTTGCTTGGTGCGGCTAACGCAAAAAAGGGGCAACGTATACAAGCAAAGATCACCAGCTTCGGCAAAGTTGTGCCTCAGGCCAAAGTTTCTGTTTTTTCGACTACCGGTTGGGGAAAAGAGTTTGTTGCGGACGAGCATGGCATCCTGACATTTGACGCAATATGGGCTGGTCCATACGTCTTGGAAGCAAGTACGTTTGCTGAAACTGCAGGTGAACATGAAGGGAAAGCCTATGCTTCGACATGGCAGGGAAGTACGACTTTCATTACTGTCAAATAACCGCAGCTACAGCGCAGACAGCATAAGGGTCTAATCTGAAACGATGGCAACACCAATGGGTCCTTACAAAAAAAATATCTAAGAAAAATCTACTATAATAAAACATCTACCATACTACATTCATGAATAAAACTTTATCCTTTTTGGCTATTCCTATGATTAGTTCGGTCTTTTCTGTTGCACAAGCACAGACGAACAAAATCATTGAAGGAATTCTTATCAATGAAAAATCCGAACCTATCACAGGAGCGACAGTAAAATTAACTAATACAGGTGTGACCACCAGCACAGATAGTGAGGGGCATTTCGCTTTTCATAAGCTTTCATCCAAAACCTACCATATCGAGATTAAAGCGATCGGTTACGGTAAGCATACGATGGAAGTGAACGTAACAGATGAGACGGCAAACCTTGGTCCCATTATCTTAAAGGACCAATCGCAAGCTATTGACGAAGTTGCGGTTTATGGTAAATACTATGAGCATTATAAGTTTGACAGTATCTCCGGATCGTTACGCCTTAAAACACCAATCCTAGAGCTGCCTCAAAATATACAGGTTATTTCTTCCGATTTAATGGCAGATCAACAGGTTTTCGACATTGTTGATGGTATTACGCGTAATGTTAGTGGCGCAACACGTCAGGGCCATTGGGACAACCAATATGCCAATATCCGTATGCGTGGCTCTAAGATCCCTGCATTCCGTAATGGGATGAACATTGAAGCTTCTTGGGGGCCTACAGCCGAAGATGCAAGTATGATCGAACGGATCGAATTTGTAAAAGGACCAGCCGGTTTTATGCTTGCCAATGGCGAACCTGGCGGCTTTTATAATGTGGTAACAAAAAAACCTACCGGTAATACCAAGGGGTCTGTTACCCTGAATACAGGGAGCTTCAGTACCTATCGCGCTGCCGTTGACTTGGATGGTAAATTGCGCAAAGATGGCAAACTGCTTTACCGTCTGAATGTGGCCGGACAACAAAAAGATTTTTTTACAAAATATAATTACAGTAACCGGCTTGTTATAGCGCCAGTGGTTACCTATAAAGTAGATTCTTTGGCGAGTTTAACATTTGAATATACCTACCAAGGATCTTCGTACCTGGCAAATGGTAATTATACTTTTTCACCAAAAGGTTTTGCCGATCCAGGTATTGCCAATGATTTCTTCTATGCAGATCCTTCCATGGAACCTGGTAAGCTAAAAGACCATAGTGCCTATATTTACCTGGATCGCAAACTAAACGAAAACTGGAAATTGCATGCACAGATGGCCTATTTCAATTTTGATATGAAAGCCACCAGTACATGGCTGAATTACATGAAAGCCAATGGCGATATGCCACGTTATTACAGTATTGCCGACGAACATGGTGAAAATAGTTTTGGTCAGGTTTCCTTAAATGGAGAGGAATATACTGGAAGCGTTCGTCATCGGATTTTAATCGGTGCGGATTATGGTAATAAGAAGTTTTGGGGCGATTTCAGAACGATTTTAGATTCGATTCCTTCAGCGCCGCTCAACGTCTATGATCCTAAATACGGTATTCCAGGCAGTGTATTCCCTACGCTGGATCGTTCGCAGAGTGTAAAGGTCCGTGCGGGCGGTAGCAACTACGTGACTTCAACAAACTATATGTCATTCTACGCGCACGATGAATTGGCGTTCCTGGAAGAGAAATTGCGTTTATCGCTTGGCTTACGCTATACAATTAATGAGACCATAGGAAAAACGTCTGTAGCTGACAGAACCGATAAAGCATTTACGCCGAGGGTAGGGTTGAGCTATTCGATCGATAAATCCATGAGTGTATATGGCTTGTTTGATCAATCTTTTGTTCCTGTCGCTGGTACCGACTGGGAAGGTAATGCTTTCAAACCAATACGCGGAAATGATTTAGAAGCAGGTGTTAAGAAAGAGTGGATGGGTGGAAAATGGATCTCCACGTTAAGTGCCTACACTATTGCCCGTAAAAATGCGCTGGTAGCTGACCCCGATCCGAGTCACGTCGTTAATGGTGTGTCATTCCAGACCCAATTGGGAGAAACCAGAAGCAAGGGTATCGAATTTGATGTCACCGGTGAAATTATTAAGGGGCTGAATGTGAATGCAAATTATGCCTTGACAGATTCGAAGATCTCCAAAGATACCAAAGAAGAAAATATAGGTAATATCTCACCGAATACGGCCAAACATACAGCCAATGCATTTGTATCCTATCGTATTCAGGATGGGAAAGTGCGTGGACTTGGCTTTATGGGAAGTGTTCAGGGAATGTTTGACCGTGCAGTTGGGACAACAAAAGAAAGTAATTTCAAGAATTATCTGCGTACCGATGCAGGCATCAGCTATCAAAAAGGGAAGTATGCCATTTCGGTCGTAATCAATAATGTGTTGGACAACCGCAAATTGCTGACTGCTGGATCAATCTCCAAAGCAAGTGCGGCCGTTCAGAAGCTCGGTGGTGTGGATTATTATTCCTATATCGTCGAAGCCAGACGTAACTTCCGCATGGGAGTGACCTATAAATTTTAACGGACCGATCCAGATAAATTATAGAATCGATGTATAGTACACTGTTAATCGTTATACTCATGGGAGCCTATCTTTTTTACAACACGAGCAAAAAGGTGAAGTTTGGCCCTAGACCACAATGGCTTGAAAAATTGTGCGCACAAACGAAGTTTGTGCGCACATTGAGCATGCTACTGTTGATCTTTCCATTTATAGCTGTTCTTTATCTGGAAGGCTTTGGAGCAGGTTTTTTTGCTTTTTTTGCCTATTTCATGTGCATGATGTGTCTTGTGGTCCTATTAAATCCTTATCGCTATTTCAAATTATACCCAATTATGGGATTGTATGTATTTAGCCTTTGTGTTGAATTATTGATTTCTTAACCGATTAAATATGCCTGCTAATAAAAAATACCTCAGTACGCCCTTTCAGCGATTCCTGAAAATTACAGCCGGATTTATCGGTGGTTATGTCGTCATGATCTCTTTCCACGTTTTGGTCACTCATATTTTTGAGAAAAAGGATGTTGTTGCCACGGCTTGCTTCACGGGTTATCTCCTATGGGCAGTACTGCTCTTGTTGGCCTTTCTTGCTAAGAGTGGATGGAAAATATGGGGATTATACTTACTCTTGGCGGCAGTTTTTTCGCTGCCTTATTTTTTCAAAATGTAATTGACCATGAATAACCGAAATTATAATATCTATTTCAATACGCATACCATTAGTGGCATTATTATTTGCGCTATCCTTTATGTGATATTTTTTGCGGGATCATTTGCGTTTTTTAGGAATGAAATTGCTGCCTGGCAGAATAATACGTCGTATAAGACTTATCGCGAAGATCATAAAAACGTTGATCATTTGCTCGACTCACTCAAAGGACAAACAAATTTGCATGGACGCGATATTACCTTTTATATGCACCGGGAAGGGACCTCCGCTTATGTTGGGCTCAGTGCATCCAATGACAGTCTCTTAAATAAAGAAAATCTAGCGAAGGTAACGCCAGAACAGAAAGCAGCAAAAAAGAAGGGGCGCAGAAGAGGTGGAGATGATGATTCAAAGAACTTTACCTACAATTTTGCAAATAAGAAGTCAGGTGATTATACACAGAATTACGATATGGGCGAATTTCTTTTCCGCTTGCACTTCATGGCTCAGCTCAATCAGGTACCCATTAGGGTAGGTATAGCGCCCTTTGGTTATCTTATTGCTGGAATTACCGCTTTTATTTTCTTATTTGCTCTTATTACAGGATTATTGCTGCATTGGGACAAGATCGTCTCAAATTTCTTCGTGTTCAGACCTTTCAGTAAATGGAAAACGGTATGGACCGATATGCATACGGCATTGGGTGTTATCGGTTTTCCGTTTCAGTTTATCTTTGCGGTAACTGGTACGTTTTTGATCATTAACTCTGTCCTGGCTTTGCCGCTGAGCAAGTTGTTGTATGAGGGTGATCAACAAAAAATGTATCAGGAGATGGGGGTTAGTGCCGAGACCGATTTTCCTTATACCTACAAACCTTTAAAGGCAGACATTAAGATCGCTCCATTTTTGGATCTGGCCAAATATAAATGGCCTGAATCCGATTTTCAGCGCATTACGATCAAAAACTATGCAGATTCCAATATGCATGTTGTCATGGAGCTGGAGCCACATTTTAACAAGAGCTTTGCTGGGTCGGGTCTATTGTCTGTGCGAGCAGCCGACAATAAAGTGGTTGCCGAGAAATCTCCTGTCAGTGATCCCACCTATGCCGATGGCGTCCGGAGTCTTTTATACCGTCTGCATTATGGTGATTATGGCGGCTATCCCCTTAAAATGGTATATTTTATTTTGGGGGTCATGGGCTGTCTGGTCATTATTTCGGGTATATTAATCTGGTTGGTAGCACGTGACAAAAACAACGTCATTCCACGAAAGCGGAAATTTAATTTCTGGGCGGCCAATATCTTCACGGCAATATGTCTGACCATGCTGCCTGTCACGGCATTGACTTTTATTGCTATTAAATTGAGTCCAGAGGTTAACCAGGATTTTATTTATCGTGTGTATTTCTATAGTTGGCTCGCATTTTCAATGTATTATATTATTCGGAAAAGCATCCGACGCACTAATCGCGAAACCTTGCTGGTTGGCAGTGTATTGGCATTTTTTATTCCACTTGTCAATGGATTTATAACTGGTAACTGGATCTGGGATACATTTCGCAATGGACAGCGTGATATTTTTGTCGTCGACTTTCTATGGCTTATGATCGGTATCATCGGTATAATCGCCCATAATAAGACCAAAAAATTCTTTGAGACTATTCGTTAACAAAGATTCTTTTCTCTCTGCGAAGTAAATATACTTCGTTTCTTAATTTCAAGGACGCTCATAAGGTGCCCTTGAAACTTTTATAGGGTAAGGCTTAGAAAAAATCTTTGATACCACGTTGATCCTTGATGGAAAAGTAATAATTTTTCCAAAGAAGGTCCCAATGATATTCCTCCTCCCGTTCAGGCCGATGATGTTGATAAAATAGACCGGGGTTGATTTTTACTTGGAGTAGGACTTTCTTAAAGTGCGGCTTTGAAAAATCGCCCAAGGCGCATCAGATCCTGTGCCGTCTTTTCGTTCCAGTCCACGGCATAGTTGAGCCGAATACAATTCTTAAACTGATCGTGCTGTGTAAACATCCTCCCCGGAGCAAAACTCAACTTTTGCCTTAGGGCATAATCGTAGAGCAGGGTTGAGTCTATTTTAGGGTCCATCTCCAGCCAAAGCACAAACCCACCCTCAGGCTGTGACATTTTTGTGTTTTCTGGAAAATGGGCCTCAATGCTGTTTCTGAAATTGATATAGTTGCTGTACAGTTTTTTTCTGAAGCTATTGAGGTGATGGTCGTACCTGCCGATCTGTAAGAATTTGGAAACCGCCTCTTGATAAATTGCAGGCTGCGAAATCGTCTGTATGAGTTTTTGTTTTAGGATCTTATCCTTGTATTGTCCGGGCTCAACCCATCCGAGCCGAAAACTTGGCGCCAATACTTTGGTAAATGATCCACACCACATCACCAGTCCCTCTTCATCAAAATATTTGCATGGCTTGGGCCGTGACGAACCGAAATAGATGTTTCCATACAGGTCGTCTTCAATCAATGGAATATGGTGGTGTGCGAGCAGTTTGACCAGTTCCTTTTTATGCTCCTCGGGCATCAGCGCGCCCAGTGGATTGCTAAAATTGGTAACGAAGCAACAGACATCAATTTTATGAATAACTTTTTTCAGGGCTTCCAATTCAATTCCCGTAATAGGGTGGGTCGGAATCTCGATGGTTTTGAGACCCAGTAATTGAAAGGCCTGAATAAAACCAAAATAAAGGGGGCTTTCCACCGCGATGGTGTCACCGGGCTTAGTGACAGCCCGAAGGCAGCTGTAGATTGCATTCATGGCTCCCGAGGTGATAATAAGATCCTCATCACTTATTTTTCCTTCAAGTACCAATGACCATTTGGCAATTTCTTTCCGCAAGCTTGGACTTCCCTGTACCTGTCCGTATTGATCACCGTAATCATGCAGTTCATGAACCGACTCTATAATGCATCGATTGAGTTTCTGAATCGGAAGTAATGATGCACTGGGTAAACCCAGTGAAAAGCGTGTAATTTCTTTGTCTTCCAGGGAGTGAAAAACTTTATCGATCAATGCTGCAGGATCTTGTTTCTTTTCGTCTATTTTAAACGTGGAAATAGACGGAATAGCCATCCGACGAAGCCCCGACCGGCTAACGAAATAGCCTGATTTTGGTCTCGATT
The DNA window shown above is from Sphingobacterium thalpophilum and carries:
- a CDS encoding PLP-dependent aminotransferase family protein, coding for MEQQLLYKKIANIVESQIKNGSLVYGDRLPSVRSAQKLYNVSLNTAKSAYMELESRSLIESRPKSGYFVSRSGLRRMAIPSISTFKIDEKKQDPAALIDKVFHSLEDKEITRFSLGLPSASLLPIQKLNRCIIESVHELHDYGDQYGQVQGSPSLRKEIAKWSLVLEGKISDEDLIITSGAMNAIYSCLRAVTKPGDTIAVESPLYFGFIQAFQLLGLKTIEIPTHPITGIELEALKKVIHKIDVCCFVTNFSNPLGALMPEEHKKELVKLLAHHHIPLIEDDLYGNIYFGSSRPKPCKYFDEEGLVMWCGSFTKVLAPSFRLGWVEPGQYKDKILKQKLIQTISQPAIYQEAVSKFLQIGRYDHHLNSFRKKLYSNYINFRNSIEAHFPENTKMSQPEGGFVLWLEMDPKIDSTLLYDYALRQKLSFAPGRMFTQHDQFKNCIRLNYAVDWNEKTAQDLMRLGRFFKAAL
- a CDS encoding PepSY-associated TM helix domain-containing protein, producing MNNRNYNIYFNTHTISGIIICAILYVIFFAGSFAFFRNEIAAWQNNTSYKTYREDHKNVDHLLDSLKGQTNLHGRDITFYMHREGTSAYVGLSASNDSLLNKENLAKVTPEQKAAKKKGRRRGGDDDSKNFTYNFANKKSGDYTQNYDMGEFLFRLHFMAQLNQVPIRVGIAPFGYLIAGITAFIFLFALITGLLLHWDKIVSNFFVFRPFSKWKTVWTDMHTALGVIGFPFQFIFAVTGTFLIINSVLALPLSKLLYEGDQQKMYQEMGVSAETDFPYTYKPLKADIKIAPFLDLAKYKWPESDFQRITIKNYADSNMHVVMELEPHFNKSFAGSGLLSVRAADNKVVAEKSPVSDPTYADGVRSLLYRLHYGDYGGYPLKMVYFILGVMGCLVIISGILIWLVARDKNNVIPRKRKFNFWAANIFTAICLTMLPVTALTFIAIKLSPEVNQDFIYRVYFYSWLAFSMYYIIRKSIRRTNRETLLVGSVLAFFIPLVNGFITGNWIWDTFRNGQRDIFVVDFLWLMIGIIGIIAHNKTKKFFETIR
- a CDS encoding DUF4198 domain-containing protein; this translates as MKILISFFTFLTVLLCSHTSHAHALWIESSSYGTLNQSHEVKVDYGEFATNERDQVDKWYSDVKDFSLMLHAPGQEPVKLQLTNQGDHFSGSFQPTAAGTYFLSIVKAPKDLGGKTKYEFSSLVPVIVGKSATLDYKNVKSPLQIELLGAANAKKGQRIQAKITSFGKVVPQAKVSVFSTTGWGKEFVADEHGILTFDAIWAGPYVLEASTFAETAGEHEGKAYASTWQGSTTFITVK
- a CDS encoding MBL fold metallo-hydrolase; its protein translation is MKYCAIASGSNGNCYYVAKDDSAILIDAGINSKHMHLRMYNLGILPTQIKAIFITHEHSDHIRGLSVFAKKYNLPVYITKGSYDGTRLHLPSHLVHIISPNQVVEIGGLKVYGIPKYHDAKEPCSFLVSDGTYNIGVLTDIGRPCESVQHVIQHSDVLLLESNYDEEMLRTGRYSYFLKNRISSGWGHLSNRVAVELFNAYKTDRLKHLILTHLSGENNTVDLVQQTFEPHCERIQLHVATRYQETELFDLKLVLENHVASFSILSALSS
- a CDS encoding TonB-dependent siderophore receptor, whose translation is MNKTLSFLAIPMISSVFSVAQAQTNKIIEGILINEKSEPITGATVKLTNTGVTTSTDSEGHFAFHKLSSKTYHIEIKAIGYGKHTMEVNVTDETANLGPIILKDQSQAIDEVAVYGKYYEHYKFDSISGSLRLKTPILELPQNIQVISSDLMADQQVFDIVDGITRNVSGATRQGHWDNQYANIRMRGSKIPAFRNGMNIEASWGPTAEDASMIERIEFVKGPAGFMLANGEPGGFYNVVTKKPTGNTKGSVTLNTGSFSTYRAAVDLDGKLRKDGKLLYRLNVAGQQKDFFTKYNYSNRLVIAPVVTYKVDSLASLTFEYTYQGSSYLANGNYTFSPKGFADPGIANDFFYADPSMEPGKLKDHSAYIYLDRKLNENWKLHAQMAYFNFDMKATSTWLNYMKANGDMPRYYSIADEHGENSFGQVSLNGEEYTGSVRHRILIGADYGNKKFWGDFRTILDSIPSAPLNVYDPKYGIPGSVFPTLDRSQSVKVRAGGSNYVTSTNYMSFYAHDELAFLEEKLRLSLGLRYTINETIGKTSVADRTDKAFTPRVGLSYSIDKSMSVYGLFDQSFVPVAGTDWEGNAFKPIRGNDLEAGVKKEWMGGKWISTLSAYTIARKNALVADPDPSHVVNGVSFQTQLGETRSKGIEFDVTGEIIKGLNVNANYALTDSKISKDTKEENIGNISPNTAKHTANAFVSYRIQDGKVRGLGFMGSVQGMFDRAVGTTKESNFKNYLRTDAGISYQKGKYAISVVINNVLDNRKLLTAGSISKASAAVQKLGGVDYYSYIVEARRNFRMGVTYKF